The following are encoded in a window of Streptomyces sp. SAT1 genomic DNA:
- the rsgA gene encoding ribosome small subunit-dependent GTPase A — MSLHASSSSASSSASSSSSAPSSAGEAALVRYGWDEGWAAEFGPYGEQGLLAGRVVRVDRGQCDVVTAGGVLRADTAFVTPHDPMRVVCTGDWVAVEPGGNPRYVRTYLPRRTAFLRSTSSKRSEGQILAANVDHAIVAVSLAVEVDLGRIERFLALAWESGAQPLVVLTKADLVPDPVALSYLVQDVETAAPGVPVLAVSSMAGEGLDALLAAVSGGTSVLLGQSGAGKSTLANALLGEEVMEVRAARDVDGKGRHTTTTRNLLALPGGGVLIDTPGLRGVGLWDAESGVGQVFAEIEELAGGCRFQDCAHLSEPGCAVLAAIDSGELPERRLESYRKLMRENQRIVAKTDARLRAEIRRDWKRKGAEGRAAMEAKRGRWG; from the coding sequence TTGTCTCTCCATGCTTCGTCTTCTTCTGCTTCTTCTTCTGCCAGTTCTTCCTCCTCCGCTCCCTCCTCCGCCGGTGAGGCGGCGCTCGTCCGGTACGGCTGGGACGAGGGCTGGGCGGCGGAGTTCGGCCCGTACGGTGAGCAGGGGCTGCTCGCCGGGCGGGTGGTGCGGGTCGACCGCGGGCAGTGCGACGTCGTCACCGCGGGCGGTGTGCTGCGCGCGGACACCGCGTTCGTGACGCCGCACGATCCGATGCGGGTGGTGTGCACCGGTGACTGGGTCGCCGTCGAACCCGGCGGCAACCCGCGCTACGTCCGTACGTACCTGCCGCGCCGGACCGCCTTCCTGCGCTCCACCTCCTCCAAGCGGTCCGAGGGGCAGATCCTCGCCGCCAACGTGGACCACGCGATCGTCGCCGTGTCGCTGGCCGTCGAGGTGGACCTCGGCCGGATCGAGCGGTTCCTCGCGCTGGCCTGGGAGTCGGGCGCGCAGCCGCTGGTCGTGCTGACCAAGGCGGATCTGGTGCCCGACCCGGTGGCGCTGTCGTACCTCGTCCAGGACGTGGAGACGGCGGCGCCCGGGGTGCCGGTGCTCGCGGTCAGCTCGATGGCGGGGGAGGGGCTCGACGCGCTCCTCGCCGCCGTCTCCGGGGGCACGTCCGTGCTGCTGGGGCAGTCCGGTGCGGGCAAGTCGACCCTCGCCAACGCGCTGCTGGGCGAGGAGGTGATGGAGGTGCGGGCCGCCCGGGACGTCGACGGCAAGGGCCGGCACACCACCACCACCCGCAATCTGCTCGCCCTGCCCGGCGGCGGCGTACTGATCGACACGCCGGGGCTGCGCGGGGTCGGCCTGTGGGACGCCGAGAGCGGTGTCGGACAGGTGTTCGCCGAGATCGAGGAGCTGGCCGGGGGGTGCCGGTTCCAGGACTGCGCCCATCTCAGCGAGCCGGGCTGCGCGGTGCTGGCCGCCATCGACTCGGGCGAGCTGCCCGAGCGGCGGCTGGAGAGCTACCGCAAGCTGATGCGCGAGAACCAGCGCATCGTCGCCAAGACCGACGCGCGGCTGCGGGCGGAGATCCGCCGCGACTGGAAGCGCAAGGGGGCGGAGGGCCGGGCCGCCATGGAGGCGAAGCGGGGGCGCTGGGGATAG
- a CDS encoding bifunctional transcriptional activator/DNA repair enzyme AdaA encodes MDEDTRYEAVRSRDGRFDGEFFFAVETTGIYCRPSCPAVTPKQRNVRYYATAAAAQGAGFRACRRCRPDAVPGSAAWNVRADVVGRAMRLIGDGVIDREGVGGLAARLGYSARQVQRQLTAEVGAGPVALARAQRAHTARVLLQTTGLPVTEIAFAAGFASVRQFNDTIREVYAATPSELRAAAPRTRHRRAATPTAGIPLRLAHRGPYQAGPVFDLLSREAVPGVEEVSGRPGARTYRRTLRLPHGTGIVAADERPGGPRTASCAHPGGWLEARLHLTDPRDLTTAVQRLRRLFDLDADPYAVDERLGADPRLAPLVAARPGLRSPGSADPDETALRALTGPEAAGELVRRHGKALDAPCGTLTHLFPEPAALAGAEPGGTLGALAAALADGAVRLDPGADRDEAHRALLAVPGLDAATAAAVRTRALGDPDVAPPGVPVPDHWRPWRSYALLHLRVADDLETP; translated from the coding sequence ATGGACGAAGACACCAGGTACGAGGCGGTCCGCAGCCGGGACGGCCGGTTCGACGGAGAGTTCTTCTTCGCCGTCGAGACGACCGGGATCTACTGCCGTCCCAGCTGCCCGGCCGTGACCCCGAAACAACGCAATGTGCGCTACTACGCCACGGCCGCCGCCGCCCAGGGCGCGGGCTTCCGCGCCTGCCGGCGGTGCCGGCCGGACGCGGTGCCCGGCTCGGCCGCGTGGAACGTGCGGGCCGACGTGGTCGGCCGGGCCATGCGGCTGATCGGCGACGGCGTGATCGACCGCGAGGGCGTGGGCGGGCTCGCCGCCCGGCTCGGTTACAGCGCACGGCAGGTGCAGCGCCAGCTCACCGCCGAGGTGGGCGCCGGGCCGGTCGCCCTCGCCCGCGCGCAGCGCGCGCACACCGCCCGGGTGCTGCTCCAGACCACCGGTCTGCCGGTGACCGAGATCGCCTTCGCGGCCGGGTTCGCCAGCGTGCGGCAGTTCAACGACACGATCCGGGAGGTCTACGCCGCGACCCCGAGCGAGCTGCGGGCCGCCGCGCCCCGCACCAGGCACCGGCGGGCGGCCACGCCCACCGCCGGGATACCGCTGCGGCTCGCCCACCGCGGCCCCTACCAGGCCGGACCCGTCTTCGACCTGCTGAGCCGCGAGGCCGTGCCCGGCGTCGAGGAGGTGAGCGGCCGGCCGGGCGCGCGTACGTACCGGCGGACCCTGCGGCTGCCCCACGGCACCGGGATCGTCGCCGCCGACGAGCGCCCCGGCGGACCGCGCACCGCCTCCTGCGCCCACCCGGGCGGCTGGCTGGAGGCCCGGCTGCACCTGACCGACCCGCGCGACCTGACGACGGCCGTGCAGCGGCTGCGGCGGCTGTTCGACCTCGACGCCGATCCGTACGCCGTCGACGAACGGCTCGGCGCCGACCCCCGGCTGGCGCCGCTGGTCGCGGCCAGGCCGGGACTGCGGTCGCCGGGTTCCGCCGACCCCGACGAGACGGCGCTGCGGGCGCTGACGGGACCGGAGGCGGCCGGGGAACTGGTGCGGCGCCACGGCAAGGCGCTCGACGCGCCCTGCGGCACGCTGACCCATCTGTTCCCGGAACCCGCCGCGCTCGCGGGCGCCGAGCCCGGCGGTACCCTCGGCGCGCTGGCCGCCGCCCTCGCCGACGGCGCGGTACGGCTGGACCCCGGCGCCGACCGGGACGAGGCGCACCGGGCGCTGCTCGCGGTGCCCGGCCTGGACGCCGCCACGGCCGCCGCCGTCCGCACCCGCGCCCTCGGCGACCCCGACGTGGCCCCGCCCGGCGTGCCGGTCCCCGACCACTGGCGCCCCTGGCGCTCGTACGCACTCCTCCACCTGCGGGTGGCAGACGACTTGGAGACACCGTGA
- a CDS encoding methylated-DNA--[protein]-cysteine S-methyltransferase codes for METVIETPGAPLAEAGATYWTRCDSPLGQLLLTADGDGVLTSLSVPGQKGGRTVRDDWRHDTGPFRAAEEQLRAYFAGELREFALPLRSEGSAFRERVWAALDAVPYGTTTTYGEIAARIGASRAAVRAVGGAIGANPLLVVRPCHRVIGANGTLTGYAGGLDRKVRLLALEGVPLP; via the coding sequence ATGGAGACCGTCATCGAGACCCCCGGCGCCCCCCTCGCCGAGGCGGGAGCGACCTACTGGACGCGCTGCGACAGCCCGCTCGGACAACTGCTCCTGACCGCCGACGGGGACGGTGTCCTCACCTCCCTGTCCGTGCCCGGCCAGAAGGGCGGACGCACCGTGCGGGACGACTGGCGGCACGACACCGGCCCGTTCCGGGCGGCCGAGGAGCAGTTGCGGGCCTACTTCGCCGGTGAACTCAGGGAGTTCGCCCTGCCGCTGCGCAGCGAGGGCAGCGCGTTCCGGGAGCGGGTGTGGGCCGCGCTGGACGCCGTCCCGTACGGCACGACCACGACGTACGGCGAGATCGCCGCGCGGATCGGGGCCTCCCGGGCGGCCGTGCGCGCCGTCGGCGGCGCCATCGGCGCCAACCCACTGCTCGTGGTGCGCCCCTGCCACCGGGTGATCGGCGCCAACGGCACGCTCACCGGGTACGCCGGCGGGCTGGACCGCAAGGTGCGGCTGCTCGCGCTGGAGGGCGTACCGCTGCCGTAG
- a CDS encoding PPOX class F420-dependent oxidoreductase: MTEFTEAERAYLRTQRLGRLATVDPRGQPQANPVGFFPQDDGTILIGGQAMGRTKKWRNLRQNPKVALVVDDIVSLDPWKVRGVDIRGEAELLTGTHTLGPRFSEEVIRVHPRWIHSWGLDDGRDG; encoded by the coding sequence ATGACCGAATTCACCGAGGCGGAGCGCGCCTATCTGAGGACCCAGCGGCTGGGGCGGCTGGCCACCGTCGATCCGCGCGGCCAGCCGCAGGCCAACCCCGTCGGCTTCTTCCCGCAGGACGACGGCACCATCCTGATCGGCGGCCAGGCGATGGGCCGGACGAAGAAGTGGCGCAATCTGCGGCAGAACCCCAAGGTCGCCCTGGTCGTCGACGACATCGTCAGCCTCGACCCCTGGAAGGTGCGCGGCGTGGACATCCGCGGCGAGGCCGAACTCCTCACCGGAACGCACACCCTGGGTCCGCGGTTCAGCGAGGAGGTGATCCGCGTCCATCCGCGGTGGATCCACAGCTGGGGGCTGGACGACGGCCGGGACGGCTGA
- a CDS encoding helix-turn-helix transcriptional regulator, which produces MLAAIGLDERHESAYRALVAVGAADVPDLARRLMLGEHDTERALRRLERHGLAAQSSARPGRWVAAPPGVALGALLTQQRHELEKAELAAALLAEEYRAAAAEPSVHDLIEVVTGASAVAQRFLQLQLGAADEVCALVTGNPMVVSGMENDAEEQAAGRGVRYRVVVERAVLDLPHGITELTAALGRDERVRVVDEVPTKLVVADRALAMVPLTSRMAEPAALVVHSSGLLELLSGLFESVWRGALPLRLGASGVVEQGPHAPDATDLQVLSLLLAGLTDASVAKQLDLGLRTVQRRVKRLMELTGVSTRLQLGWHAYERGWVAREPHDV; this is translated from the coding sequence ATGCTGGCAGCGATAGGGCTGGACGAGAGGCACGAGTCGGCGTACCGGGCGCTGGTGGCCGTGGGCGCCGCCGACGTGCCCGACCTCGCCCGGCGGCTGATGCTCGGCGAGCACGACACCGAGCGCGCCCTGCGCCGGCTGGAGCGGCACGGGCTCGCGGCCCAGTCCTCGGCCCGGCCGGGCCGCTGGGTCGCCGCCCCGCCCGGGGTGGCGCTCGGCGCGCTGCTCACCCAGCAGCGGCACGAGCTGGAGAAGGCGGAGCTGGCCGCCGCGCTGCTCGCCGAGGAGTACCGCGCGGCGGCGGCCGAGCCGTCGGTGCACGATCTGATCGAGGTGGTCACCGGCGCCTCCGCGGTCGCCCAGCGCTTCCTCCAGTTGCAACTGGGCGCGGCCGACGAGGTGTGCGCCCTGGTCACCGGCAATCCGATGGTGGTCTCCGGGATGGAGAACGACGCCGAGGAGCAGGCGGCGGGCCGCGGTGTGCGCTACCGGGTGGTGGTCGAGCGCGCGGTGCTCGACCTGCCGCACGGCATCACGGAGCTGACCGCCGCGCTGGGCCGCGACGAACGGGTGCGGGTCGTCGACGAGGTGCCGACCAAACTGGTCGTCGCGGACCGGGCGCTGGCCATGGTGCCGCTCACCTCCCGCATGGCGGAGCCCGCCGCGCTCGTCGTGCACTCCAGCGGTCTGCTGGAGCTGCTGTCGGGGCTGTTCGAGTCGGTGTGGCGGGGCGCGCTGCCGCTGCGCCTCGGCGCGTCCGGTGTCGTCGAGCAGGGCCCGCACGCCCCGGACGCCACCGACCTCCAGGTGCTCTCCCTGCTCCTGGCGGGGCTGACCGACGCGAGCGTCGCCAAACAGCTCGACCTGGGCCTGCGGACGGTGCAGCGGCGGGTGAAGCGGCTGATGGAGCTGACCGGTGTGAGCACCCGGCTGCAACTGGGCTGGCACGCCTACGAACGCGGCTGGGTGGCCCGGGAGCCGCACGACGTGTGA
- a CDS encoding protein phosphatase 2C domain-containing protein, translated as MSQQGGRPTGHEDDWWRQLYDDSTEDTGPTAAADSLDDRFASASGALDRAAGPAAVPAGEGDRPDPPDLDLGPYPCPALALDLDRDVGQDQDQDQGLGQGNGLDRGREQEQDQNSGRGQDPVPDPHLDPDPHLDPAPGLDPASDLDPARAPALDPEPDLYPDLLTDGPPTMRLTASGAGTASGTGAPTGPPAAAPRPAAAPDGPAPDGPAPDGPAPDGPGLDGPAPGGPGPGPASWWQRAPWEAPPAAPPPTGPDGPDGPPGPASLVVAHVGSGPPTYDAEPTALPAADPDALDDLVPDTVVDGARYGACTLRAVSVRGDSPRYRGEPRRDALLTARFGAGEQALILVAMATGVRARPGAHRAAAEVCRWIARAVGRSHVRLAEDIRAARRGELKSGLQRLTDRSLGRLRASAVEQGLAPEEYAATLRCLLLPADPHCRTRVFFGVGEGGLFRLRDGAWQDIEPRVTDEPDPSGQPGPHQRPQPPHPPQPPESLGPPEPSGPAAAPTDPFTLDLGAPAPQDPRSAHAEESRPPHAEPFRFRAGVARPGDTLLMCTGGLAEPLRGEAELGVYLARRWAGSAVPGLAAFLADAQVRVKGYADDRSAAAIWEA; from the coding sequence ATGAGCCAGCAGGGGGGAAGGCCCACCGGTCATGAGGACGACTGGTGGCGGCAGTTGTACGACGACTCCACCGAGGACACGGGTCCCACGGCCGCGGCCGATTCCCTGGACGACCGTTTCGCCTCGGCGTCCGGGGCGCTGGACCGGGCCGCGGGCCCGGCCGCAGTTCCTGCGGGGGAGGGGGACCGGCCCGACCCCCCGGACCTGGATCTGGGCCCGTACCCCTGTCCGGCCCTGGCCCTGGACCTCGACCGGGACGTGGGCCAGGACCAGGACCAGGACCAGGGCCTGGGACAGGGCAACGGCCTGGACAGAGGCCGGGAGCAGGAGCAGGACCAGAACTCCGGCCGAGGCCAGGATCCCGTTCCGGACCCGCACCTGGACCCGGACCCGCACCTGGACCCGGCGCCGGGCCTGGACCCGGCATCGGACCTGGACCCGGCACGGGCACCGGCACTGGACCCGGAACCAGACCTGTACCCGGACCTGCTCACGGACGGCCCGCCGACCATGCGGCTGACGGCATCCGGCGCTGGAACGGCATCCGGCACCGGAGCCCCCACCGGACCCCCGGCGGCAGCCCCGCGCCCCGCTGCGGCTCCCGACGGACCGGCTCCGGACGGACCGGCTCCGGACGGACCGGCTCCGGACGGGCCGGGTCTCGACGGGCCGGCTCCCGGCGGGCCGGGTCCCGGACCGGCCTCCTGGTGGCAGCGGGCCCCCTGGGAGGCCCCACCGGCCGCGCCCCCGCCGACCGGGCCCGACGGCCCCGACGGCCCGCCGGGCCCCGCCTCGCTCGTCGTCGCCCACGTGGGGTCCGGGCCGCCGACGTACGACGCCGAGCCCACCGCGCTCCCGGCCGCCGACCCCGATGCGCTCGACGATCTGGTCCCGGACACCGTGGTGGACGGCGCCCGGTACGGCGCCTGCACGCTGCGTGCCGTCTCGGTCCGCGGCGATTCGCCGCGCTACCGGGGCGAGCCGCGCCGGGACGCGCTGCTCACCGCGCGCTTCGGCGCGGGCGAGCAGGCGCTGATCCTCGTCGCGATGGCCACCGGCGTGCGCGCGAGACCGGGCGCGCACCGCGCGGCGGCCGAGGTGTGCCGGTGGATCGCGCGGGCGGTCGGCCGCAGTCACGTCCGGCTGGCCGAGGACATCCGGGCGGCCCGGCGCGGTGAGCTGAAGTCAGGTCTCCAGCGGCTCACCGACCGCAGCCTGGGCAGACTCCGCGCCAGCGCCGTGGAACAGGGCCTGGCCCCGGAGGAGTACGCGGCCACGCTGCGCTGTCTGCTGCTGCCCGCCGACCCGCACTGCCGGACGCGGGTCTTCTTCGGGGTGGGCGAGGGCGGCCTCTTCCGGCTGCGGGACGGTGCCTGGCAGGACATCGAACCCCGTGTCACCGACGAACCGGACCCGTCCGGACAGCCGGGCCCCCACCAGCGGCCGCAGCCTCCCCACCCGCCGCAGCCACCCGAGTCGCTGGGTCCGCCCGAGCCGTCCGGACCGGCCGCCGCGCCCACCGACCCGTTCACCCTGGATCTCGGCGCCCCGGCCCCGCAGGACCCGCGGTCCGCGCACGCGGAGGAGTCCCGGCCGCCCCACGCGGAGCCCTTCCGCTTCCGTGCCGGGGTAGCCCGGCCGGGTGACACCCTCCTGATGTGCACCGGCGGCCTCGCCGAGCCGCTGCGCGGCGAGGCCGAACTGGGCGTGTATCTCGCCCGGCGGTGGGCCGGTTCCGCCGTGCCGGGTCTCGCCGCGTTCCTCGCGGACGCCCAGGTGCGGGTGAAGGGCTACGCGGACGACCGCAGCGCCGCCGCCATCTGGGAGGCGTGA
- a CDS encoding pyruvate dehydrogenase, with amino-acid sequence MAKQNVAEQFVDILVRAGVKRLYGVVGDSLNPVVDAVRRNSAIDWIHVRHEETAAFAAGAEAQITGKLTACAGSCGPGNLHLINGLYDAHRSMAPVLALASHIPSSEIGLGYFQETHPDRLFQECSHYSELISSAKQMPRLLDTAIQHAVGRSGVSVVTLPGDIAAEPAPDKAAETAIVTSRPTVRPGDAEIDRLVRMIDAAGKVTLFCGSGTAGAHAEVMEFAGKVKSPVGHALRGKEWIQYDNPYDVGMSGLLGYGAAYEATHECDLLILLGTDFPYNAFLPDDVQIAQVDVRPEVLGRRSKLDLAVWGDVRETLRCLIPRVREKTNRRFLDRMLKKHTDALEGVVKAYTRKVDKHVPIHPEYVAAVLDDLAADDAVFTIDTGMCNVWGARYLSPNGRRRIIGSFSHGSMANALPMAIGAQFTDRNRQVVSLSGDGGFAMLMGDFLTLVQYDLPVKVVLFNNSSLGMVELEMLVAGLPSYGTTNKNPDFAAVARACGAHGVRVEKPKELAGALKDAFKHKGPALVDVVTDPNALSIPPKISAEMVSGFALSASKIVLDGGVGRMLQMARSNLRNVPRP; translated from the coding sequence ATGGCCAAGCAGAACGTCGCAGAGCAGTTCGTCGACATCCTCGTCCGTGCCGGTGTCAAACGCCTGTACGGCGTCGTCGGGGACAGCCTCAACCCGGTCGTCGACGCGGTCCGGCGCAACTCCGCCATCGACTGGATCCACGTACGCCACGAGGAGACCGCCGCGTTCGCGGCCGGTGCCGAGGCACAGATCACCGGGAAGCTGACGGCCTGTGCCGGCTCCTGCGGCCCCGGCAACCTGCACCTCATCAACGGCCTGTACGACGCCCACCGCTCCATGGCCCCGGTGCTCGCCCTCGCCTCGCACATCCCGTCCAGCGAGATCGGCCTCGGCTACTTCCAGGAGACGCATCCCGACCGGTTGTTCCAGGAGTGCAGCCACTACAGCGAGCTGATCTCCAGCGCCAAGCAGATGCCCCGGCTGCTGGACACCGCCATCCAGCACGCGGTGGGCCGCAGCGGGGTCAGCGTCGTCACGCTGCCCGGCGACATCGCGGCCGAGCCGGCGCCCGACAAGGCCGCCGAGACCGCCATCGTGACCTCGCGGCCCACCGTCCGGCCCGGCGACGCGGAGATCGACCGGCTGGTCCGGATGATCGACGCGGCCGGCAAGGTCACCCTGTTCTGCGGCAGCGGCACGGCGGGCGCGCACGCCGAGGTGATGGAGTTCGCCGGGAAGGTCAAGTCACCGGTGGGGCACGCGCTGCGCGGCAAGGAGTGGATCCAGTACGACAATCCGTACGACGTCGGGATGAGCGGGCTGCTCGGCTACGGCGCCGCCTACGAGGCCACCCACGAGTGCGACCTGCTGATCCTGCTCGGCACGGACTTCCCGTACAACGCGTTCCTGCCCGACGACGTGCAGATCGCACAGGTCGACGTGCGGCCCGAGGTGCTGGGCCGGCGGTCCAAGCTCGACCTGGCCGTGTGGGGCGATGTGAGGGAGACGCTGCGCTGTCTGATCCCCCGGGTGCGGGAGAAGACGAACCGGCGGTTCCTGGACCGGATGCTCAAGAAGCACACGGACGCGCTGGAGGGGGTCGTCAAGGCGTACACGCGCAAGGTCGACAAGCACGTCCCGATCCATCCCGAGTACGTGGCCGCCGTACTGGACGACCTCGCCGCCGACGACGCCGTGTTCACCATCGACACCGGCATGTGCAACGTGTGGGGCGCCCGCTATCTCTCGCCCAACGGGCGCCGCCGGATCATCGGTTCCTTCTCGCACGGGTCCATGGCGAACGCGCTGCCGATGGCGATCGGCGCCCAGTTCACCGACCGGAACCGGCAGGTGGTCTCACTGTCCGGGGACGGCGGCTTCGCCATGCTGATGGGCGACTTCCTGACCCTGGTCCAGTACGACCTGCCGGTGAAGGTGGTGCTGTTCAACAACTCCTCGCTCGGCATGGTGGAGCTGGAGATGCTGGTCGCGGGCCTGCCCTCGTACGGCACCACCAACAAGAACCCGGACTTCGCCGCCGTCGCCCGTGCCTGCGGCGCGCACGGTGTCCGGGTGGAGAAACCCAAGGAGCTGGCGGGCGCCCTGAAGGACGCGTTCAAACACAAGGGTCCCGCGCTGGTGGACGTCGTCACCGACCCCAACGCCCTGTCCATCCCGCCGAAGATCAGCGCCGAGATGGTGTCCGGCTTCGCCCTGTCGGCGTCCAAGATCGTGCTCGACGGCGGGGTGGGGCGGATGCTCCAGATGGCCCGGTCGAACCTGCGCAACGTGCCGCGGCCCTGA
- a CDS encoding ATP-binding protein — translation MTAGASPVRTAGDEEFGEADRAADRAAASQLRRRLGRADLRAVPEARRALRELLHRWGPPERSEVAELLTSELVTNALVHTDDDAILTATVSPDGLRVEVRDFVARGPRPRVPVAAEDTNGRGLVLVESLADDWGVCPHEIGKSVWFELGGRAA, via the coding sequence ATGACGGCGGGGGCCTCCCCGGTGAGGACGGCGGGGGACGAGGAATTCGGAGAGGCGGACCGGGCGGCGGACCGGGCGGCGGCGTCGCAGCTGAGACGCCGGCTGGGCCGCGCGGATCTGCGGGCGGTGCCCGAGGCCAGGCGGGCGCTGCGGGAGCTGCTGCACCGCTGGGGGCCGCCGGAGCGGTCGGAGGTCGCCGAGCTGCTCACCAGCGAACTGGTGACCAACGCGTTGGTGCACACCGACGACGACGCGATCCTGACGGCCACCGTCTCCCCGGACGGACTGCGCGTGGAGGTACGGGACTTCGTGGCCAGGGGACCGCGGCCGCGGGTGCCGGTCGCCGCCGAGGACACCAACGGCAGGGGACTCGTGCTGGTCGAGTCCCTCGCGGACGACTGGGGCGTGTGCCCGCACGAGATCGGCAAGTCCGTCTGGTTCGAGCTGGGCGGGCGGGCCGCCTGA